In the Flagellimonas sp. MMG031 genome, one interval contains:
- a CDS encoding ATP cone domain-containing protein, with translation MPTKQFHITKSTGEKVDFSMEKLKNSLQFSGASNDMVEEIVQKVQDELYHGITTKEIYNRAFSLLKKKESVYASKYKLKKAIYELGPTGFPFEKFISGILHYSGFETKVGEIVQGTCVSHEIDVLATKNNILNVIECKFHSDDGLKCNVKVPLYINSRYNDVKTPLESKRDKTFTTTKGWVVTNTRFSQDAFEYGKCAGLYLLSWDYPHGDGLKERIDRLRLYPITVSTLLSNREKHFLLERDVVLCRELVKNGFLLDHLGVSNGRKQRILKEMKSLCNL, from the coding sequence ATGCCGACCAAGCAGTTTCATATCACCAAATCAACTGGGGAAAAGGTAGATTTTTCCATGGAGAAGTTGAAAAACTCATTGCAGTTCAGCGGCGCATCCAATGATATGGTGGAAGAAATTGTACAAAAAGTACAGGATGAACTCTATCACGGCATTACCACAAAGGAAATCTACAACCGTGCTTTTTCCCTATTGAAGAAAAAAGAGTCGGTTTACGCTTCCAAATACAAATTAAAAAAGGCCATTTATGAACTTGGGCCCACGGGTTTTCCTTTTGAAAAATTCATTAGCGGGATTCTACATTATTCCGGTTTTGAAACGAAGGTCGGGGAAATCGTTCAGGGTACCTGTGTGTCCCACGAAATCGATGTTCTGGCCACAAAAAATAACATCCTAAATGTAATCGAGTGCAAATTCCACAGTGATGACGGGCTCAAATGCAATGTGAAGGTTCCGCTCTATATCAACTCCAGATATAATGATGTAAAGACGCCCTTGGAAAGTAAAAGGGATAAGACATTTACCACAACCAAAGGTTGGGTGGTCACCAACACGCGGTTCAGCCAGGATGCTTTTGAGTATGGAAAGTGTGCTGGACTGTATCTGTTGAGCTGGGACTATCCTCACGGTGACGGTCTTAAGGAACGGATTGATAGGCTTCGGCTATATCCGATTACCGTTTCCACGTTACTTTCCAATCGAGAGAAACACTTTTTGTTGGAACGGGATGTTGTCCTTTGTCGTGAATTGGTCAAAAATGGATTCTTACTGGATCACTTAGGTGTTTCCAACGGACGAAAGCAACGGATTCTGAAAGAAATGAAATCCTTGTGTAATCTCTAG